The following DNA comes from Simkania negevensis Z.
CAATTTACCTCAGGATGGGCCTTCGCCCGCTCGAGAATCCACTCTCCGTTTCCACTGCAATACTCGATATGAACGGGATGATCATTTCCAAATAACTCTTGCCAGAAGGGAAAGGAAAACTCTTTATATTTGTCATAGTAAGTTGGCACGTAAAAGATACGCTCCAATATGCAGGGACGACGATCTCGAAAAGAAAAAGGGGATTTTAAATCTTTTGGTTTCATAGGTAGCCATTTTAACGATCCCTCTTGATGATTACAAGAGAGAGTGTTATCGTCGAATTAAAAATTTAGATCGACTCATGCGCACCTTCCTTACGACTCTCTTCATAACCGCCCCTTTTTTCCTCTCTGCAGAGGAAACCACCATCGATTTGAAACAAGTCTTTAGTAGTGCCCCCATCATTTATTCCCTTCTCTTTTTCCTCTCCTTTAGCGCTGTTATGATCTATATTTATACCTACTTTTCCTCAAGACCCAAACAATTGATGCCTCTTGAAGACCGGGAAATCCTCGGAAAAGCCATTTTAAACCGCAATCACTCTCTTGCTCTTGAGATCTGCGAAAACAAACCCACTATCTTCAATCAAATGATCGCCGCAGGCCTCCGCAGTCACTCTTTTGGGCACCAAGCCTTGGTCGAAACCATGAAAGATGTTGGCAAAAGGCAAACCTCTTCCCTCTGGCAAAAAGTTTCTCTTCTCAATGACATTGCCATTGTCGCCCCGATGCTGGGCCTTCTTGGAACCGTTTCAGGAATGTTTTACGCTTTTTACGACCTCAATCGCTCTCTCGAAAGTATCAGCGCCCTCTTTGATGGACTCGGCATCTCTGTAGGCACTACCCTCGCCGGCCTGATCGTTGCCATTTTAGCCATGATTCTCTGTACCCTCTTGAAATACCGACTGACAAAATCGCTCACAGAAGTTGAAAACGAAGCCTTATCCCACGCAGTGAGGTTCCTCCATGAGCCTAGTGCCTGATGAACATTTTTCTCCTCGCCTCACGTTCAACTTTGCCCCCATGGTCGATTTTCTCTTTATCGTTATCGCCATCTTTGCTGTCGTGGCTATCACCCGAAAAGCCCTCTACGATGCTAATGTCAGCCTCGTGAAACACGACGCTCCGTCAATCAAGGCAACTCCTAGTCCCCATTCCAACACGGTCAATTTAAGCATTTCAGCTAAAGGTGAGTACAAGTGGCTGGATGCCTCCGAAGAGCAAACCTATAACACTATCCAAACAGTTAAAGAAGCCCTTCTACAGCATGTAGATAATCCTTCCCAAAATCAAATTTTGCTCCACATCGACCAAAATGCTCAATGGACCTCAATTGCCAAACTGATCTTCGCCATGCATGAAGAAGGCTTTACCATCTATCCTGTTTATGAAAAAAAAGAAAGCAAACCCTTTATCATAAAAAACTGACATGAAAAAGACCCTTTTAAGTATTTTACGTGACCGAAGCACTTCAACCGTCAATTTTCGAAAGGCTTCTGACAAATTAGCCGAGCTCATTGCAACCGACATTAAGACTCACTCAGATGAAGTCGTCCTCATTCCCATTCTCCGAGCAGGAATTGCTTTGCTTTACTCTTTTTTGCAGTGCTTTCAATCAGCCCGTGTGGGCTTTATCGGCGTTCAAAGAGACCGTAAGGCCCAGCCAGTCCTCTACTACGAAAACCTCCCTGCTGTTTGCAAAACAGACTCTATCATCATTCTTGACCCTATTATTGCTACAGGAGGCAGCACCCTCATCACCCTTGAAAAACTGACAAAAAGTGGAAGTTCGCCTGAAAACATCACACTGGTCGGAATGATCGCTGCGCCTGAGGGATTAGAAGCGATCAAACAGGCTTTTCCGGCCATTGAAGTTAAGGTTTCCGCTATTGATAAAGGGCTCGACGATCGAAAATATATCGTCCCCGGTCTAGGTGATTTTGGAGATCGTTATTTTGGTTGTTGACGAAAATCCTACAAAATCTTTATTTTTTATGGATCATGTGTCTTTGCCCAGGTGGTGGAATTGGTAGACACGCCAGATTTAGGTTCTGGTGCCGTAAGGTGTGGAGGTTCGAGTCCTCTCCTGGGCAACCTCTAATTAAGGAGGAATTTTATGTATTTTCGCAGATTTTTCCTTACGCTTATGACTTCATCTGCTCTTTTTGCAACATCCAATACAGTTCTGTTCGATTTCGGTGGCGTGATGACAGGTGAACCCAACCGAGTCCTTGTGATGAACTTCCTCTGTGAATCTCTCGAGCTGATGCCAAGTGAGTTTGAAAAAGCGAACTTAGAAAAACGGCAAGCTTTTGTGGAACATGGAATCAATGATTTGCAATTTTGGCTTGAATATGCGTCAAAACATAACATCTCTCTCCCAAAAGAATGGGAGCAAGAGTTCAAAGGCGTTTTAAAAAATGCCATTGGAATCAATGACGAGATGTACGCTCTCGTTGAAGAACTTAAAAGCAAAAAAATTCCCGTTGCTCTTCTCTCAAATATCGACAAACGACTGAGCACAATCTTAAGAGAGCTAGACTTGTACTATCCGTTTGAACCTTGCCTTCTCTCTTGCGACATCGGTGCTGAAAAACCAGACCTTCGAGCCTACGAAGTAGCCTTAAACCACTTAAACACTCCAGCTCATCAAATCGTCTTTTTTGACGATCGAGAAGAAAATATCGAAGCTGCAAAACAAGCTGGTCTCGATGCTATTCTCTTCGAATCTGCTGCTCAAGCCCGCGAAGAGCTTGCCAAACGGAATCTACTTTAATATCTCAAGAATCAAACACCGAGCCTTTGGGAATACACCAATGAAAAGGTTTTCTCTATGTTAGTGCTCTCTTGCTTCATGATCCCATTTGTGGCCCCTCCATCAGACGCTATGGCCATTTCAGTTAAGAAAAGTCCTCTCTTAGAGAAACTCGTAAGGACAACACCTAGTGCTCCATAACAAAAAATTCTATAGCTAATTTGATCCAGATTTTCGCTGAATTTTTCTCTCCCAAAATCGACCACACTGTCCATGAGATAAGGGGAGATTTTAAGAGGGGAAAAGGCACTGAAAAGATGGTTAAAGTAGCTATAGAATTTTTTGTTATGGAGCACTAGAGTTGCACAATCAGATAGGATTTGGTAGAAAAAAGAAAAAGGAATGGCAAATGGCTATAGATGAAATTCTCGTTGTAGGTGCAGGACCTGTTGGGCTCATGATGGCAGCGGAACTAGCGCGTCATGGAGCAAAATGTCGTATCATCGATAAAAATAAGCACCATTC
Coding sequences within:
- the upp gene encoding uracil phosphoribosyltransferase, which codes for MKKTLLSILRDRSTSTVNFRKASDKLAELIATDIKTHSDEVVLIPILRAGIALLYSFLQCFQSARVGFIGVQRDRKAQPVLYYENLPAVCKTDSIIILDPIIATGGSTLITLEKLTKSGSSPENITLVGMIAAPEGLEAIKQAFPAIEVKVSAIDKGLDDRKYIVPGLGDFGDRYFGC
- a CDS encoding HAD family hydrolase translates to MYFRRFFLTLMTSSALFATSNTVLFDFGGVMTGEPNRVLVMNFLCESLELMPSEFEKANLEKRQAFVEHGINDLQFWLEYASKHNISLPKEWEQEFKGVLKNAIGINDEMYALVEELKSKKIPVALLSNIDKRLSTILRELDLYYPFEPCLLSCDIGAEKPDLRAYEVALNHLNTPAHQIVFFDDREENIEAAKQAGLDAILFESAAQAREELAKRNLL
- a CDS encoding ExbD/TolR family protein, with product MSLVPDEHFSPRLTFNFAPMVDFLFIVIAIFAVVAITRKALYDANVSLVKHDAPSIKATPSPHSNTVNLSISAKGEYKWLDASEEQTYNTIQTVKEALLQHVDNPSQNQILLHIDQNAQWTSIAKLIFAMHEEGFTIYPVYEKKESKPFIIKN
- a CDS encoding MotA/TolQ/ExbB proton channel family protein; the protein is MRTFLTTLFITAPFFLSAEETTIDLKQVFSSAPIIYSLLFFLSFSAVMIYIYTYFSSRPKQLMPLEDREILGKAILNRNHSLALEICENKPTIFNQMIAAGLRSHSFGHQALVETMKDVGKRQTSSLWQKVSLLNDIAIVAPMLGLLGTVSGMFYAFYDLNRSLESISALFDGLGISVGTTLAGLIVAILAMILCTLLKYRLTKSLTEVENEALSHAVRFLHEPSA